A portion of the Phocoena sinus isolate mPhoSin1 chromosome 9, mPhoSin1.pri, whole genome shotgun sequence genome contains these proteins:
- the FGL2 gene encoding fibroleukin, with amino-acid sequence MKLAKWCWLSSAVLAAYGFLVVADNATEEIKDEAAQDACPVRLESRAKCEEGGDCPYQVNLPPLTIQLPTQFGRIEEVFKEVQNLKEIVKSLKKSCQDCKLQADDNRDLGRSGLLLPGTGALGEAGDNRVRELESEVNKLSSDLKDAKEEIDVLQGRLEKLNLVNMNNIEHYVDSKVANLTFVVNSLDGKCSSKCPTQEQIQSRPVQHLIYKDCTEYYTIGKRSSELYRVTPDPKNSSFEVFCDMETMGGGWTVLQARVDGSTNFTRMWQDYKVGFGNPRREFWLGNDKIHLLTKSKDMILRIDLEDFNGVKLYALYDHFYVANEFLKYRLHIGNYNGTAGDALRFSKHYNHDLKFFTTPDRDNDRYPSGNCGLYYSSGWWFDACLSANLNGKYYHQKYRGVRNGIFWGTWPGISEAQPGGYKSSFKEVKMLIRPKHFKP; translated from the exons ATGAAGCTGGCGAAGTGGTGCTGGCTGAGCTCCGCTGTCCTTGCTGCTTATGGTTTTTTGGTTGTGGCAGACAATGCAacagaggaaattaaagatgaagcaGCCCAGGACGCCTGCCCGGTGAGACTAGAAAGCAGAGCGAAATGCGAGGAGGGAGGCGACTGTCCCTACCAGGTGAACCTGCCCCCGCTGACCATTCAGCTCCCCACGCAGTTTGGCAGGATCGAGGAGGTGTTCAAAGAAGTCCAGAACCTCAAGGAAATTGTAAAGAGCCTGAAGAAGTCTTGCCAAGACTGCAAACTGCAGGCTGATGACAACCGAGACCTGGGCAGAAGTGGACTGCTGTTACCCGGTACAGGAGCTCTGGGAGAAGCTGGTGACAACAGAGTTAGAGAGTTAGAGAGCGAGGTTAACAAGCTGTCCTCTGACCTTAAGGATGCCAAGGAGGAGATCGACGTGCTTCAGGGTCGCCTGGAGAAGCTGAATCTTGTAAATATGAACAACATAGAACATTATGTTGATAGCAAAGTGGCAAACCTAACATTTGTTGTCAATAGTTTGGATGGCAAATGTTCTTCTAAGTGTCCCACTCAAGAACAAATACAATCACGTCCAG TTCAACATCTTATATATAAAGATTGCACTGAATACTACACGATAGGCAAAAGAAGCAGTGAGCTCTACAGAGTTACACCGGATCCCAAAAATAGTAGCTTCGAAGTTTTCTGTGACATGGAGACCATGGGGGGAGGCTGGACAGTGCTGCAGGCACGTGTTGATGGAAGCACCAACTTCACCAGAATGTGGCAAGACTACAAAGTAGGCTTTGGAAACCCCAGAAGAGAATTTTGGCTGGGGAACGATAAAATCCATCTTCTGACTAAGAGTAAGGACATGATTCTAAGAATAGATCTTGAAGACTTTAACGGTGTCAAACTCTATGCCTTGTATGATCACTTTTATGTGGCCAACGAGTTTCTCAAATACCGTTTACACATTGGTAACTATAATGGCACAGCTGGAGATGCCTTACGTTTCAGTAAACATTACAACCACGATCTGAAGTTTTTCACCACCCCGGATAGAGACAACGATCGATACCCTTCTGGGAACTGTGGGCTGTACTACAGTTCAGGCTGGTGGTTTGATGCATGTCTTTCTGCAAACTTAAATGGCAAATATTATCACCAGAAATACAGAGGTGTCCGAAATGGGATTTTCTGGGGGACCTGGCCTGGTATAAGTGAGGCACAACCTGGTGGCTACAAGTCCTCCTTCAAAGAAGTCAAAATGTTGATCAGACCCAAGCACTTTAAGCCATAA